The region TGACGACAAACGTCTGCTGAAGAAACTGAAAAGCGATATGCTCAACACCATTGAGTACGCGCCAATCTGGATCATCATGGCCGTCGCGCTGGCACTCGGTATTGGTACGATGATTGGCTGGCGTCGTGTGGCGACCACCATCGGCGAGAAGATCGGTAAGAAAGGCATGACCTATGCGCAGGGTATGTCCGCGCAGATGACGGCGGCAGTGTCTATCGGTCTGGCGAGCTACACCGGTATGCCAGTATCCACCACCCACGTACTCTCCTCGTCCGTGGCAGGTACCATGATTGTTGACGGCGGCGGTCTGCAGCGCAAAACCGTGACCAACATTCTGATGGCCTGGGTGTTTACACTCCCGGCATCCATCCTGCTGTCTGGCGGTTTGTACTGGATTTCGCTGAAGCTGATTTAATCGGTTGAAGGCGATAAAAAAGCGGGTCAGGAAACTGACCCGCTTTTTTTATGGCTGCTATTTGCCATGAGGTGTTTGATAACATGAGGATTTTCTGAACATTTTTTGCTCAATTTCAAAACACAGAAAAAACTATCATGGCGGCCAGAAGATAAATCCAGACAAAGGAGAATGTATGGCTTCTGTCCCTATCTCAGGACCGGGTTCAATCGTTATAGCGAACAATATGCGTGAGGCACGCCTTAACGGAATGTCACGCAATATGGCCACGCCCTCAACGTATTATTGGTTCTACCAAAAAGTCCGAAATGGCGGTCCCTGGGATTATAAAAAATTCGACCCTTATTTTGCTGCATTTGGTAACTTCAACTTCGGAGCCGCAGGTACTGCGGCAGGTATCCCTGCAAACATCCTTCTTATGGGCGCAGGCTGGGCTCAAGGCCGGGCAGGTACCTCAAAACCGGAATGGGGAAAATGGTACGAAAAGCCGCCTTACGGAGACGACCCAACGGACCAACGCAACATCAGAGAAGGAATAGACTATGCCATTCAAAACGGCTATTAAATGGATTCATCGCCTTGTTACCGCTTCACTTCTGGTGCTGGTCATTGGATTTCTCTGGTTAAACCATCAGCCCAATCAGCGAAATAGCGATGAGCTACAGCGCGCTTATAAATTATCCGATAGCGTCTGGCTCTATATGACCGTGAACAATCAGGGCGGCACAACCGTACCACCAATCTACCGTTATTATCTCTCGGGGGCGCTTGCAGGGAAAGACACTGATATTATCCATCAGCTTGCTATGAAGTATCCGGTAATCGAAGGTACAGGCACGATAACCTCGGCCAGTATTGATACAAGCGGGGAAGTGAACATTGCCTATAGCGGAAAGGTTATTTCGATTGAGAACAATATCTCCAGTCTCCGGTTCTCAGTTAAGCCCTGAGCCAGATGAAAGTAGGCGGGGCTTTCCCCGCCTGCTGTGATGCTCAGTGCCAAATCATCAATGCAATCATACTGACCACGACCAGCCCGCACAGGGCGCTGGTCAAAATGAACTGACGACGCAGGCGCTCGCAGCGACGAATAAACTCTTCATCGTGATGATCGCGGTAGCGCTGGTAGTAGATGTATCCCACCAGACGCATCTGCTTGCTGGGCTGTCCATGCGAGGTGAAGAACCCTCCACCGTCCACATACTGATAAAGCAACGGATCGCAACCACGAAGTACCACTAACAGCGCACGTAACGATGAGAAGTAGCGCGCCATATTCACTATGCAAACCACGCATAACGCCCAAAACAATGCGACGGTGCTAATCATACATCCTCCCCGGCGTCCGCCCACGAAGCAAGGCTCCTGAGCTACCGCACCCCAATGCCCTGACAGACAGTTCAGTGAAAGAATGACCAGAAGTCGATCCGGTTCGCGTTTTAATATCCGAACGGCTCATTTAATAGTGTAGGAGATCCGTTAATTTTTTTGCCACAAGGTTAATCGTTATCAACACCAAAGCTTGAAAAATATGTTTA is a window of Enterobacter cloacae complex sp. ECNIH7 DNA encoding:
- a CDS encoding polymorphic toxin type 44 domain-containing protein, whose product is MASVPISGPGSIVIANNMREARLNGMSRNMATPSTYYWFYQKVRNGGPWDYKKFDPYFAAFGNFNFGAAGTAAGIPANILLMGAGWAQGRAGTSKPEWGKWYEKPPYGDDPTDQRNIREGIDYAIQNGY
- the uspB gene encoding universal stress protein UspB, whose product is MISTVALFWALCVVCIVNMARYFSSLRALLVVLRGCDPLLYQYVDGGGFFTSHGQPSKQMRLVGYIYYQRYRDHHDEEFIRRCERLRRQFILTSALCGLVVVSMIALMIWH